Within the Candidatus Obscuribacterales bacterium genome, the region TGCTTAACCCGAACTGAGGTTAATTTAAGTAGATCTGGCAGCATAGTCGCTACAAGACAACGGCAGCACAACGAGCAGGATTGACTGACTATCGCTGGAGTTGGAAGGATATCCTCTCCTTCCCAACAATAATCTGATGCACTACCCCATAACTGTCGAACTCACGTTGGGCATCAGGATGACCAAGCGCTGCATCAAAAAAGGCTAGCCAGACCATGCCTGACTAGCCCATAACTCATAGATGTTCGGGATGGTTACCAGAGGCCGCCCCTAGGCATACTTGGGCCCCAGACCCATCATGCTGGCATACACAGCGCTTGCGCCCAGCTCATCCTCAATGCGCAGGAGGCGGTTGTACTTGGCAATCCGTTCACTGCGGCAGAGGGAACCGGTTTTAATCTGTCCAGCTCGGGTAGCCACGGCCAGGTCGGCAATCGTGGTGTCTTCCGTTTCGCCAGAACGATGGCTGATCACCGAGGTGTAGCCGTTCCGTCCAGCCAAAGCGATCGTATCCAGGGTTTCGGTGAGGGAGCCAATTTGATTGAGCTTAATCAAAATGGAGTTGCCCGCCTCTTCCTCAATGCCGCGCTGCAGCCGTTCGGGATTGGTGACAAACAGGTCATCGCCGACAAGCTGAACGCGATCGCCCAGTTCATCCGTCAACAGTTGCCAGTTGCTCCAATCATCTTCATGCAGGGCATCTTCAATAGACACGATGGGATATTGGTTGCACAGATCGGCAAGATAGCCAACCGTCTCAGCCGGAGAATGGCTGGAGCCATCATAGACATACTCGCCATCTTTA harbors:
- the eno gene encoding phosphopyruvate hydratase, with amino-acid sequence YRYLGGPIANVLPVPLMNVINGGAHADNNVDIQEFMIVPVGASSFREALRCGAEVFEALSKVLKGKGLLTGVGDEGGFAPNLESNQAALELLMLAIEQSGYKPGTEVALALDVAASEFYKDGEYVYDGSSHSPAETVGYLADLCNQYPIVSIEDALHEDDWSNWQLLTDELGDRVQLVGDDLFVTNPERLQRGIEEEAGNSILIKLNQIGSLTETLDTIALAGRNGYTSVISHRSGETEDTTIADLAVATRAGQIKTGSLCRSERIAKYNRLLRIEDELGASAVYASMMGLGPKYA